From Rhododendron vialii isolate Sample 1 chromosome 10a, ASM3025357v1, the proteins below share one genomic window:
- the LOC131303870 gene encoding G-type lectin S-receptor-like serine/threonine-protein kinase LECRK3 — translation MWHANTSTLVQTGSKIDLSVDGLTLAGPQGQTLWKAQPSTTAAISHASMLDTGNFVLFSTGASNAVYAWQSFNYPTDTILPTQILPRGGMLYSRLTDTNYSRGRFELRFTTDGNLELNPIAWPSEYRYTSYYSSGTASTTGNTSESGLLLVFRQSDIYLEKENGDTVQLWNDILAPNYLSNYHRATLGNDGVFQQYTFPRSSDGDRFWSIVRRIPNNICELSNEVGSGACGFNSYCLGDSGNPNCHCPEGYSLMDPENKYGGCKPNLPLGCGVDDGGGSRNQEDLYELRRMVNVDWPRGEYETLEPYTQTQCEQSCLHDCSCAVAICSGGNTCKKKRLPLSNGRLSEGVATIKVRKSAAITPPFTSGSDDDPKPNSKRENKILMWTLFSGGSGLFNMALLAAVISLVVLLRHRKKYNKLVVHDSDFPNTNLRIFTFNQLKEATDGFKEGLGSGSFGTVYKGVLTNGSKNQVAVKVLEKLIKDGEREFNAEVSAIGKTHHRNLVQLLGYCNEGPNRLLVYEFMSNGSLADFLFGQTPRPDWYRRTQLALGIARGLVYLHEECSTPIIHCDIKPQNILLDEHLTARISDFGLAKSLALDQTRTRTGIRGTRGYVAPEWFKSAPVTVKVDIYSFGVMLLEIICCRKSVEIDFEDERVILTEWAYDCYKERRLDALVDNEEAAMRDIAMLRRWVKTALCCVQKSPSKRPTMKMVIQMLEGYVEVPIPTCASSSFCSGLD, via the coding sequence ATGTggcatgcaaatacatcaactcTGGTTCAAACCGGATCAAAGATTGATCTCTCAGTAGATGGGCTCACTCTAGCTGGTCCTCAAGGTCAAACACTATGGAAGGCACAACCCAGCACCACTGCCGCAATTTCCCATGCTAGCATGCTTGATACCGGCAATTTTGTGCTTTTTTCAACTGGTGCTAGTAATGCTGTTTACGCGTGGCAGAGTTTCAACTACCCCACAGACACCATCCTGCCAACTCAAATACTGCCAAGGGGTGGCATGTTGTATTCTAGACTGACTGATACCAACTACTCAAGAGGAAGGTTTGAGCTTCGTTTCACCACTGATGGGAACCTTGAGCTCAATCCTATCGCCTGGCCAAGTGAATACCGTTATACGTCTTATTACAGTAGTGGAACAGCTTCCACTACTGGTAATACTTCTGAATCTGGGCTTCTACTGGTTTTCCGTCAATCAGATATTTATTTAGAGAAAGAGAATGGAGATACTGTGCAACTATGGAACGACATTCTTGCTCCGAATTACCTCTCCAACTATCACCGCGCAACACTGGGTAATGATGGCGTTTTCCAGCAATATACTTTTCCCAGGAGTTCTGATGGCGACCGGTTTTGGTCCATTGTTAGAAGGATCCCTAATAACATATGTGAGCTATCAAACGAAGTTGGCAGTGGTGCATGTGGGTTCAATAGCTACTGCTTGGGTGATTCTGGCAATCCTAATTGCCATTGCCCGGAGGGGTATTCTCTAATGGATCCGGAAAACAAATATGGTGGTTGCAAACCGAATCTCCCTCTAGGTTGTGGAGTAGACGATGGTGGTGGGTCTAGAAACCAAGAAGACTTGTATGAACTAAGGAGAATGGTCAACGTGGATTGGCCACGGGGAGAATACGAAACTTTGGAACCGTACACTCAAACTCAGTGCGAACAGTCTTGTTTGCACGATTGTTCGTGTGCTGTTGCCATATGTTCCGGGGGCAACACATGTAAGAAGAAGAGGTTACCGCTGAGTAATGGGAGGTTGAGCGAAGGAGTAGCTACCATCAAAGTGAGGAAAAGTGCTGCTATCACTCCTCCATTCACTTCTGGCTCTGATGATGATCCCAAGCCCAActcaaagagagagaataaaattCTCATGTGGACACTTTTTTCTGGCGGCTCTGGGCTATTCAACATGGCATTGCTAGCTGCAGTAATTTCTCTAGTGGTACTCTTGAGGCATAGGAAAAAATATAATAAGCTGGTGGTACATGATTCTGATTTCCCAAATACAAATTTGCGGATTTTCACTTTCAATCAACTCAAAGAAGCGACAGACGGGTTCAAGGAAGGCTTGGGAAGCGGCTCTTTCGGCACAGTTTACAAAGGTGTGTTGACAAACGGTTCGAAGAACCAAGTTGCAGTGAAGGTGTTGGAGAAGCTGATTAAGGATGGAGAGAGGGAATTCAACGCTGAAGTGAGTGCGATTGGAAAAACCCACCATAGGAACTTAGTCCAATTGCTTGGATACTGTAACGAGGGGCCTAACCGACTTCTTGTTTATGAGTTCATGAGCAATGGCAGTTTAGCCGATTTTCTTTTTGGCCAAACTCCAAGACCCGATTGGTATCGAAGGACTCAACTAGCCTTGGGGATTGCAAGAGGCTTAGTGTACTTGCATGAGGAATGCAGCACCCCAATCATCCACTGTGACATAAAGCCTCAAAACATTCTCCTCGATGAACATTTAACTGCCCGAATCTCTGACTTTGGATTGGCAAAGTCATTAGCGCTTGATCAGACTCGAACTCGTACTGGAATAAGAGGAACAAGAGGATACGTGGCTCCTGAATGGTTCAAAAGTGCACCAGTGACGGTTAAAGTGGACATCTACAGTTTTGGTGTCATGTTGCTAGAGATCATTTGCTGTAGAAAGAGCGTGGAAATCGATTTTGAGGATGAAAGAGTGATACTAACTGAATGGGCTTATGACTGCTACAAGGAAAGGAGACTAGATGCATTGGTGGACAATGAAGAGGCGGCGATGAGAGATATTGCAATGCTGCGCAGATGGGTCAAGACAGCTCTCTGTTGTGTACAAAAGAGTCCTTCAAAGAGGCCTACAATGAAGATGGTCATACAAATGCTGGAAGGATATGTCGAAGTTCCTATTCCCACTTGcgcttcttcttccttttgctCAGGCTTAGATTAA